Proteins encoded together in one Corynebacterium liangguodongii window:
- a CDS encoding helix-turn-helix domain-containing protein has product MADILPQSHWASYGFVLSARLRALREMRGLSQRRLAELSGVSRSLISNLERNQYNSERSADPTLSTLYRIAHALHVPPLALLPASDEVVGSRCSEDAATVTEVRAVWPAGPEDTARFAEAYLSGGPATCPPQFQPGATHTG; this is encoded by the coding sequence ATGGCGGATATCTTGCCGCAATCGCACTGGGCCAGCTACGGGTTTGTGCTCTCGGCGCGCCTGCGGGCGCTGCGCGAGATGAGGGGGCTGAGCCAACGCAGGCTCGCCGAGCTTTCGGGCGTATCGCGCAGCCTCATCTCCAACCTCGAGCGCAACCAGTACAACAGCGAGCGCTCGGCCGACCCGACGCTGTCGACTCTCTACCGCATCGCGCACGCGCTGCATGTGCCGCCGCTTGCGCTCCTGCCGGCTTCCGACGAGGTCGTGGGGTCGCGCTGCTCCGAGGACGCCGCGACGGTCACCGAGGTCCGCGCGGTGTGGCCGGCGGGGCCGGAGGACACGGCGCGGTTCGCGGAGGCCTACCTCAGCGGCGGCCCGGCGACGTGCCCGCCGCAGTTCCAGCCGGGCGCAACCCACACCGGATGA
- a CDS encoding amidohydrolase has product MGIAAKVGQWVKANEATILGWRRHIHTHPELSNEETATTAFIAGVLEQHGLRPVRFPATGLYVDIGPAGGQRLAFRADIDALRVTEITGLPFASATPGVSHACGHDVHATICLALACALSTIELDYGIRIIFQPAEEVMGGGALDVIRWGGLQDVAAIYALHVEPSIRVGQIGVRTGAITSAADVLNLEVTGPGGHTSRPQKTADVIYALGAVATQLPALLSRRVDPRTGTVMVFGAIEAGGAANAIPKIGRLAGTIRTSDITVWRGIEGLITELIDQILAPTGCGHTLHYTRGVPPVLNDDVATALIAQAGRSVDPHAVISAPQSSGGEDFSWYLEHVPGAMVRLGAWSGAGNKQDLHQGDLNVDERAIPVGVRLFGAVVEQYFAAVASE; this is encoded by the coding sequence GTGGGGATCGCCGCCAAGGTGGGCCAGTGGGTCAAGGCCAACGAGGCCACGATCCTCGGGTGGCGCCGCCACATCCATACCCACCCCGAGCTGTCCAACGAGGAGACCGCCACGACAGCGTTTATCGCCGGCGTCCTCGAGCAACACGGACTTCGCCCCGTGCGCTTCCCGGCCACCGGCCTCTACGTCGATATCGGCCCGGCGGGCGGGCAGCGCCTCGCGTTCCGGGCCGATATCGACGCGCTGCGCGTCACCGAGATCACGGGGCTGCCTTTCGCCTCCGCCACCCCCGGGGTCTCCCATGCCTGCGGCCACGACGTCCACGCCACCATCTGCCTCGCCCTGGCCTGCGCGCTCTCGACGATCGAGCTCGACTACGGCATCCGCATCATCTTCCAGCCCGCCGAGGAAGTCATGGGCGGCGGAGCCCTCGACGTCATCCGCTGGGGAGGGCTCCAAGACGTCGCCGCGATCTACGCGCTGCACGTTGAGCCCTCCATCCGCGTCGGCCAGATCGGGGTGCGCACGGGCGCGATCACCTCGGCCGCCGATGTGTTAAACCTCGAGGTCACCGGCCCTGGCGGGCACACCTCGCGCCCGCAGAAGACCGCAGATGTCATCTACGCCCTCGGGGCGGTGGCCACGCAGCTGCCCGCGCTGCTCTCGCGCCGCGTCGACCCGCGCACGGGCACCGTCATGGTCTTCGGTGCCATCGAAGCCGGCGGTGCGGCCAACGCGATCCCGAAGATCGGGCGCCTCGCGGGCACGATCCGCACCTCCGACATTACGGTGTGGCGCGGCATCGAGGGGCTGATCACCGAGCTCATCGACCAGATCCTCGCGCCCACCGGGTGCGGCCACACGCTGCACTACACCCGCGGGGTCCCGCCCGTGCTTAACGACGACGTCGCCACCGCCCTGATCGCCCAGGCGGGCCGCAGCGTCGACCCGCACGCGGTGATCTCCGCGCCGCAATCCTCCGGCGGGGAGGACTTCTCCTGGTACCTCGAGCACGTGCCCGGCGCGATGGTGCGCCTCGGCGCGTGGAGCGGCGCGGGCAACAAGCAGGACTTGCACCAGGGCGACCTCAACGTGGACGAGCGCGCGATCCCCGTCGGGGTGCGGCTCTTCGGCGCGGTTGTCGAGCAGTATTTTGCCGCCGTCGCCTCCGAATAA
- a CDS encoding VIT1/CCC1 transporter family protein, with translation MSERQSPASSGMNERLNKLRAGVLGANDGIVSTAAVVVGVAGATSSIREIATAGIAAVIGGAVSMALGEYVSVSSQRDSERAYIESETALHAQDPDGEFAHLVAAYERTGLSHDTALQVAKERTEADALKAHLEVHYGIDEEDLVNPWTAAVASFLAFTLGALLPLLAVILPPAGWRVPVTCAVTLFALALAGWVSARIGGSNPRRAVLRLLIGGALGLAVTYGVGYAFGTVAP, from the coding sequence ATGAGTGAACGGCAATCACCCGCCTCATCGGGCATGAACGAGCGGCTCAACAAGCTGCGCGCCGGTGTGCTCGGCGCTAACGACGGGATCGTCTCCACAGCAGCGGTTGTCGTCGGTGTGGCTGGCGCGACCTCCAGCATCCGCGAGATCGCCACCGCGGGCATCGCCGCCGTCATCGGCGGGGCGGTGTCGATGGCGCTCGGGGAATACGTCTCGGTGTCGTCGCAACGCGACAGCGAACGCGCCTACATCGAATCCGAAACGGCGTTGCACGCCCAAGACCCCGACGGCGAATTCGCGCACCTTGTCGCGGCCTACGAGCGCACGGGGCTCAGCCACGACACGGCGCTGCAGGTGGCGAAGGAGCGCACGGAGGCCGACGCGCTCAAGGCTCACCTCGAAGTGCACTACGGCATCGACGAAGAAGACCTCGTCAATCCGTGGACGGCCGCGGTTGCCTCCTTTCTGGCCTTTACTCTCGGCGCGCTGCTGCCCCTCCTCGCCGTCATCCTGCCCCCAGCCGGCTGGCGCGTCCCGGTGACTTGTGCGGTTACCCTCTTCGCGCTCGCGCTCGCCGGCTGGGTCTCGGCCAGGATCGGCGGCTCCAACCCGCGGCGCGCGGTGCTGCGCCTGCTCATCGGCGGCGCGCTGGGGCTGGCGGTGACCTACGGCGTCGGCTACGCGTTTGGCACCGTGGCGCCGTAG
- a CDS encoding C40 family peptidase: MTSPHAVLDTIARNIPPQPGLEPSAELPDFRAVGELAGIVGANPRRLADAIALIRADRGTIAAVVRRAAEAVAAAGADLLAIAQRYLHKALGALTGLAQPIGVFSVPGALAGLAVEALTEVKVRLERLEADLAPLAQRLSRVAGNDAADAALRPAASAHAATDSLRALEAGAPATPVAFEAASAQEQVPAPGPADPPPGEGSAAGQAAVAAAKSQLGAPYQWGGTGPGGFDCSGLTQWAYAQAGVELPRMAHQQAIGTQVTFEQLQPGDLAVWDGHVAMYAGDGMYIEAGDPVQLNPVRTSNIGMPFRGFWRPTG, translated from the coding sequence GTGACCTCCCCTCACGCGGTGCTCGACACCATTGCCCGCAACATCCCGCCCCAGCCCGGCCTCGAGCCCTCAGCCGAGCTGCCGGACTTTCGCGCCGTGGGTGAGCTCGCCGGAATCGTCGGCGCCAACCCGCGGCGCCTCGCGGACGCGATCGCGCTGATCCGCGCGGACCGAGGCACGATCGCCGCGGTGGTGCGCCGCGCCGCCGAGGCCGTCGCGGCGGCAGGCGCGGACCTTCTCGCCATCGCCCAGCGCTACCTGCACAAAGCCCTTGGCGCGCTCACCGGCTTGGCCCAGCCCATCGGGGTCTTCAGCGTCCCGGGCGCCCTCGCCGGGCTCGCGGTCGAGGCCCTCACCGAGGTCAAGGTGCGCCTCGAGCGCCTCGAGGCCGATCTCGCGCCGCTCGCGCAGCGCCTCTCCCGCGTCGCCGGCAACGACGCGGCGGATGCGGCCCTGCGCCCCGCCGCCTCCGCGCACGCCGCAACCGATTCCCTGCGGGCGCTCGAAGCCGGCGCCCCGGCGACACCGGTCGCCTTCGAGGCTGCCTCCGCTCAGGAGCAGGTCCCCGCCCCCGGCCCCGCCGATCCCCCGCCCGGGGAGGGCAGCGCGGCCGGCCAGGCGGCGGTCGCGGCCGCCAAGAGCCAGCTGGGCGCCCCCTACCAGTGGGGCGGAACAGGTCCGGGCGGGTTCGACTGTTCCGGTTTGACCCAGTGGGCGTACGCGCAGGCCGGCGTGGAGCTTCCGCGGATGGCGCACCAGCAGGCCATCGGCACCCAGGTCACCTTCGAGCAGCTCCAGCCCGGCGACCTGGCCGTGTGGGACGGCCACGTGGCCATGTACGCCGGGGACGGGATGTACATCGAAGCGGGCGACCCGGTGCAGCTCAACCCCGTGCGCACGAGCAACATTGGGATGCCGTTTCGAGGTTTCTGGCGCCCGACCGGCTAG
- the upp gene encoding uracil phosphoribosyltransferase encodes MDITVVDHPLAASRLTIMRDKRTANSMFRAALSDLATMLIYEASRGLSVENFDCETPVGLARGARLATPPIIVPIIRAGLGMIDPALSMIPDAQVGFIGLARNEVTHEPVPYLEALPDDLAGQPVFVVDPMLATGGSLIHALDLLAERGADDITCICVVSAQGGVDKLAAHSPQVRLVTATIDPELNSDAYIVPGLGDAGDRLYGPRNINV; translated from the coding sequence ATGGATATCACCGTCGTCGACCACCCGCTGGCCGCCTCGCGGCTGACCATCATGCGCGATAAGCGCACCGCGAATTCGATGTTCCGCGCGGCGCTGTCGGATCTGGCCACCATGCTTATCTACGAGGCGTCCCGGGGGCTTTCCGTGGAGAACTTCGACTGCGAAACCCCGGTCGGTCTGGCCCGCGGCGCGCGGCTGGCGACCCCTCCGATCATCGTGCCCATCATCCGCGCCGGGCTCGGCATGATCGACCCGGCGCTGTCAATGATCCCCGACGCCCAGGTCGGCTTCATCGGGCTGGCCCGCAACGAAGTCACCCACGAGCCGGTGCCCTACCTCGAGGCGCTGCCGGACGACCTGGCGGGCCAGCCCGTCTTCGTCGTCGACCCGATGCTGGCAACCGGGGGATCGCTCATCCACGCCCTCGATCTTCTTGCGGAGCGCGGGGCGGACGACATTACGTGCATTTGTGTGGTCTCGGCGCAAGGGGGCGTCGATAAGCTTGCCGCCCATAGCCCGCAGGTGAGGCTGGTCACCGCGACCATAGACCCAGAGCTCAATAGCGACGCCTACATCGTCCCGGGCCTCGGCGACGCCGGCGACCGGCTCTACGGGCCGCGCAACATCAACGTGTAG